The segment CCTCTCCCTCATATGGTTATATGTTATCCGCATATAATGACACAAAACAGAATTAATTCAAGTCATGCGTAATAGAATGCCGATTGGTTTTACGCAGAATGGTGATGGGCGTCGGCATCAGAACAGGAAGTCGAAGCTCGGCTGCGCGCGCGCGGCGATCATCGCCTGGCGTCGCTCGAGCATCGGGTCGAGCGCTTCGGGCTGCGGGACGATCCAATAGTCGCCCCGCGCGATCGCGTCGAACACCGCCGCCGCGAAGGGCTCCGGGTCCATGCCATATTGGTCGATCATGCCGCGCAGCCCCGCGACGAAGCGCTCGGTCGCGGGATGGACGGTGCCGCCGAACGGATCGTCGAAGATCGCCGAGCGGACCGGGCCGGGGGCGAGCAGGCTCACCGCGACCGGCGCGCCGAGCATGTCGAGCTCGCCCTTCAGCGCCTCGGTCAGCGCGACGACCGCGAATTTGGTGGCGCTGTAGGGGGCCATGAGCGGGCTGGGATTGAAGCCGCCGACCGAGGCGGTGTTGATGATCCGCGCCGGTCGGGCGGCCCGCAGCATCCTCGGCACGAAGGCGCGGATGCCGTTGAGGACGCCGCCGACATTGACCTTCAGCGAGGCGTCCCAGCGCGCCGGATCGATCTCCCAGCTGAAGCCGGTCGCCATGATCCCGGCATTGTTGAACAGCAGGTCGACCTGGCCGAACCGGTCATAGGCCGCCGCGGCGAGCCGCTCGACCGCGGCCGGATCGGTCACGTCGGTCGGCACCGCCAGCGCGTCGGGCAGCGTGTCCGCCGCCGCCGCGAGCGCATCGGCGTCGCGGTCGGCGAGGACGAGGCGCATCCCGCGGCGGGCGGCCTCGCGGGCGAGGCCCAGGCCGATGCCGCTGGCGGCGCCGGTGATGACGGCGTTGGTTGGGGCCTCGCTCATCGATCGGCTCAGAAGCTGATCTTGAACTCGACCGACACGCGGCGCGGCTCGGCGTAGAATTTGCCGCCGAAGCCGAGCGAGCCGAAGTCGATGCCGTAGAGCACCTGGTCCTCGTTGAGCAGATTCTCGCCGACCAGCGCGATCTCGCCCTTGGCGCGGGCGCCGAGCGCGATGTCGCTGAGGGCGATGCGCGCGTCGACCGTGTTGGTCGCGGGCGAGTCGACCTGATGCTGATAGGGGTTCACCGCGTCGTTCGGGTAGAAATAGACATGGCTGCGATAGGCGTAGGAGACCCGCGCCGACAGCGTGCCGACGTCCATCGGTTCGAAGGTGTAGTCGACCGCCAGGTTCGAATTGAACTTGGCGACGTTCGGGAAGCGCGCCGTGGCGGCGATGTCGCTGATCGTGTTGGTGTTCGGGTTCAGGAACAGGAAGCGCTTGTACTTCGGATCGGTGTAGCCGAGCGATCCCGACAGGGTCAGGCCGCGCGCCGGGATGGCGGTGACCTCCAGCTCGAAGCCCTTGAACTCGGCCTTGCCGGCGTTGACCAGCAGGGTCGACGCGCCGCCGCTGCCGGCCGCGAACTGCGGCACCTGCAGGTCGTCATATTTGCTCAGGAACGCCGCCGCGTTGATGCGCAGATGGCGGTCGAGCAGGTCGAGCTTGGCGCCGGCTTCGTAGGACACCAGCTTCTCCGGGGCGAAGCTGTTCAGCGTGTCGGCGCGCGGGTTGAAGCCGCCCGACTTGTAGCCGGTCGAGACCTTGGCATAGACCAGCGCGTCCGGGTCGATCTGGTAGCTGACCGAGCCGAGGAAGGACGTGTTGGTGTTCTTGGTGCTGCCGCGCGCCGGGCCGACGATCGTCGACACGCCGCCATTGCTGTTCTGCAGGAAGATGTTCTTGCGGTCCTCGGTGTAGCGGATGCCGCCGGTCACTTCGAGCTTCTCGTCGAGCGCCTGCGGCTTCCAGCTCACCTGGCCGAAGGCGGCATAGGACTTCGAGGTCTGCGAATAGGCCGCGACCGGGCTGGTGTTGAAGCCGATCAGGTCGATCCCCTGCGCGGTCAGCGCATCGGCGACCGCGCCGGGGAAGCCGAGGAAGGGCAGGGCGGCGGGCGCGAGGACCAGGGTCAGGTTCTGGTTGTTCCGCTCCGACACCTTCTCGCGGAAATAATAGCCGCCGAGGACGTAGCTGAAGTCGCCGGCCTTGCCGAGGAGCTGGAGTTCCTGCGACCACTGCTTCTGCTTCTGCGGGCTGTTGTAGCCGTTGTACGGCGTCACCGACTGGACCGAGGTCAGGGTCGGCGAGGTGAAGTCGAGGACGAGGCCCTTGAGGTCGCCCTGGCCGCTGAGCCCCAGGACGTTCTCGAGCAGCAGCTTGCGGTAGCCGGTGATCGACTTGAGCGTGAGGGCCGGCGAAACCTCGTAGGACAGGGTCAGGTTGTGGCCCTGGCTGCGGCTGTGCGAGGTGTAGGTGTTGCCGGGGCCGCCGGGCTGTTGCAGGCCGCTCTTGAGGCGCGTGTCGGCGCCGACGAACTGCAGCGCCGGGCCGCCATATTGCGGCGAGCGGCTGTAATAGGCCTGGGCGGCGGGGCTGAGTGCGACCGTCTGGAAGAAGCCGGGCGCGCCGACGCGGTCGTCATAGTCGAAGCCGTAGCTCGCCTTGAACGGCCCGAAATCGCCGTCCAGCGCGACCGAGAAGGCGTCGACGTTGAGCGAGCCGGGGTCCTTGCTGCTGGGGGTCAGCAGGTTGTTGAAATAGCCGTCGCGCTGCCGGTGATAATAGCTGCCCGACGCCGAGATGCCCGAATCGCCGAACTCGCCGGTGTCGACGCGCAGGCGCCCGAACATGTTGTCGCGGCTGCCATAGCCGCCCTTGGCGGTGACGCCGAAGCTGTCGGCCGGCTTCTTCGAGACGATCTGGATCGCGCCGCCCGTCGTGTTGCGGCCGAACAGCGTGCCCTGCGGGCCGCGCAGCACCTCGATCCGCTCGATGTCGACCAGGTCGAAGATCGAGCCCGCGCTGCGCGCCACATAGACGCCGTCGAGATAGATGCCGACCGCGGTGTCGAGGCCGAGCGAGGGATCGGTCTGGCCGATGCCGCGGATGTTGATCGATGCCGCCGACAGCGCCGAGGATTGCTGGCTGATGACCAGGTTCGGCGCGATCTGGCCGATCTTGTCGACCGCCTGGATGTTGTTCCGCTCGAGCGCGCGGCTGTCGAGCGCGGTGATCGAGATCGGCGTCTTCTGCAGCGATTCGGACTGGCGGCGGGCGGTGACGACGATGTCCTCGATGCCGCCGCCGGCCGAGGCCTGGGGGGCTTCGTCGGCGGGCGCCGTCTGGGCCTGCGCGGCGCAGCCGCCGATGGCCAGGGCGATCACCGCGGCGCGCGTGGAAAACCGAGCTTTTTGATGCGACATCTTCTACCCCTACCGATCCCCGATTCGTCGTCGGGCGTTTGTCCATTATGAAAACGCATAGGGCGGATGTGTGCCGACAGTCAATAATTAACGCGTAATTTTTGTTAGAAAATGATGCGCATAATGAGAGGTGTTGTCGTTCTGGGGCGCTGGCGGCACCGCCTTTCGATGCTTTCCTCTCTTAACGGATTGCGTAGAGATATGGTCGTTATGTCTACGCATTGCTTCGAATGCGCTGGTCTTGGCGGCGCGGGTCGACTAGGGTGGACGGGTTCGCAGCAGGCGGGCGAAGGAGGGTGATGTGCCGCGCGCTAGGACCGATGGCGAGCTTTGCACCGACAGGACCCGGGTCCATGTCTACACCTATCGCTACGAGCGGCCCTCGCTCGACACCCGCGCGCCGGGCAAGGACCTGATGGTGCTGTGCGGCAATCCCGGCCGCGGCGCGGCGGGGGTCTACCAGTCCGCGGACATGCGCAGCGCGGTCCTGCCGCTCGGCCGGATGATGGTCATCCCCGCCTCGGCGGCGATCAGCGCGACGGGGCCCGGTGGCGACCGACAGTTGTCGGTGTGCAGCACCGCCGCCGGCCTGCTGCCGCCCGACTTCGATCCCACCGACAGCCGGCAGATCGCCCTGTGCGGGGACGTGCGCGACGTGCGCGTGCGCGCGACGATGGAGCGGCTGGCGGCCGAGGCGATCGCGCCGGGCTTCGCCGCCGACCTGCTGGTCGATGCGCTCGCGGCGTCGCTCTCGATCGACCTTGCCCGCTATTTCCGCCGCTCGCGCGCTGTCGCCACGATCGCCAGCCGGGGGCGGCTGGCGGCCTGGCAGCTCCGCCGGGTCGAGGACCTCGTCGCGGGAGCGGTGGGCCAGCGGCTGACCGTCGCCGAGCTCGCCGCCGCCGCCGAGGTGAGCCCGAGCCATTTCGCGCGCAGCTTCCGCGCCAGCACCGGCCGCACCGTCCACCGCTTCGTCGAGGAGGCGCGGCTGGCGCGCGCGCAGGCGATGCTGCGCGAGACCGACCTGCCGCTGAAGCGGGTCGCGGCGGCGCTGGGCTTCAGCGGGCCGAGCAGCTTCACGCTCGCCTTCCGCCGCGCCACCGGCACCACGCCGGCGCGCTACCGGGCGGAGGTGCTGCCCTGCTGATCCGATCGGATCGGAACATCGGCGGCGGGATTCGAACAGAGGCGATGCTCGCCCGTCGCCCCGGCCCCTTCTAGCCTGCGCGGCGGAATGAGGATGCGCACCGCATGAAACCCTTCGTCCTGCCGTCCCGCGAGGAATCGATGCAGCGGCTGATGCGCGGCTATGCCCGCGTCGCCGGCTTCACCCGCGACCTCGCTTATTCGGTCGCCGACCGGATCGAGGAGCGCGCCGCCGACGCCGCCGACACGCCGTTCATCCTGTTCGAGGACCAGTCGATCAGCTTCGCGGCGATGAACCGGCGCGCCAACCGGGTGGCGCACGCCGCGCGGGCGGCGGGGCTGGGGAAGGGCGACGTCGTCGCGCTGCTGATGCTCAACCGGCCCGAATTCGTGACGATCTGGCTGGGCCTCGCCAAGATCGGCGTCGTCACCGCGCTGCTCAACACCGGCGCGACGGGCGAGGTGCTGGGCCATGCGCTGCGCCAGGTCGACGCCCGCGCGCTGATCGTCGGATCAGAGCTGGCGGCGACGGTCGAACGGATGGCCCCCGACGCGCTGCCGCCGCTGCTGTTCGAGCAGTCGGAGACGGGCGCGGACCGATCGGCCCATGGCTGGCGCGACCTCGACGCGGCGATGGCCGGGGCGCGGGACGACGATCCGCCGCGTGACGCGCGGGCGGGCGTGGTGCTCGCCGATCCGCTCTACCTGATCTTCACCTCGGGGACGACCGGCCTGCCCAAGGCGGCGCGGATGAGCCACATGCGCTTCCTCAACGCCGGCGAGATGATGGCCGGGCTGATGGCGTTCGGCGCGGACGACGTCCTCTACTGCGTCCTGCCGCTCTACCATGGCGCGGGCGGCATGGTGGTGCCGTCGGTGGCGCTGGCGACCGGCCGGCCCTTCGTGCTGCGCCGCAAGTTCAGCCGCTCGGGCTTCTGGCCCGACGTGCGCCGGCACCGGATCACGGCGGTCTATTATATCGGCGAGATCGTCCGCTACCTGCTCGCGGCCCCGCCGGCGCCCGGCGACCGCGACCACAGCCTGCGGGTGATGACCGGGGCGGGGCTGAAGCCGGACCTGTGGGAGGCGTTCGCCGACCGCTTCGGCGTCGACGCCATCATCGAGGGGCTCGGATCGACCGAGGCCAATTACGGGATCACCAATGTCGACGGGCGGCCCGGCTCGGTCGGGCGCCTGCCCTATCCCCGGGCGACCAACATCCGCATCCTCAAATGGGACGTCGCGGCGGGCGAGCATGTCCGCGACGCCGCCGACAACCCTGTCGAGGCGGGGCCGCACGAGGTGGGCGAGCTGGTCGCCGAGATCCTCGACGGCAACGGCGTCGCCGGCTTCTTCGAGGGCTATACCTCGGCCGAGGCGACCGAGGCGAAGCTGCTGCGCGACCTGTTCCGGCCGGGCGACCGCTGGTTCCGCTCGGGCGACCTCGTCCGCTTCGACGAGGAGGATTATTTCTTCTTCGTCGACCGGGTCGGCGACACCTTCCGCTGGAAGAGCGAGAATGTCTCGACCGCCGAGGTGGAGACGGTGCTGTCGGGCTTTCCGGGGCCATCGGTCGTCAACGTCTACGGCGTCCGCGTGCCCGGCACCGAGGGTCGCGCCGGCATGGTCGCGCTGACCTATGGCGACGGCGCGGCGTTCGATCCGCAGGGCTTCCACGCCTTCGCCGTCGAGCATCTCGCCGCCTATGCGGTGCCGCTGTTCGTGCGGCTGTCGGCGACCGCCGAGATGACCACCACCTTCAAGCTGCGCAAGGTCGACCTCCAGCGCGAAGGCTATGACCCGGCGGCGGCCAAAGGCGACCGGCTCTACGTCGCCGACCCCGCGGCCGGCCGCTACGTCCCGCTGACCGGCGAGGCGCTCGCCCGGCTCGGCATCCCGCCCTTCGAAGGAGCATCCGGCGATGCACGTTGACTTCACCCCCGGGCAGAAGGCGCTCCGCTCCGAGTTCCGCGCCTATCTCGACGGCATCATGACCCCCGAGGTGCGCGCCGCGACGGTCGATGCCGAAAGCGGCCCGGTCTATCGCGACGTGATCCGCCGGATGGGCCGCGACGGCTGGCTCACGCCGGGCTGGCCGGTCGACTATGGCGGCCGGGGGCTCGATCCGCTGACCCAGAAGATCCTGCTCGAGGAGCTGGTGCTGGCGGAGGCGCCCTTCCCCTTCGTCACCGTCAACACCGTCGGGCCGGCGCTGATGCGGCTCGGCACCGAGAAGCAGAAGCGCGAGATATTGCCGTGCATCGCGACCGGCGAGCTGATCTTCGCGATCGGCTATTCGGAGCCGGGAGCGGGCACCGACCTCGCCAGCCTGGCGACCCGCGCGGTGCGCGACGGCGACGACTATGTCGTCAACGGGCAGAAGATCTTCACCAGCGGCGCGGAGGGCGCCGACTATGTCTTCCTCGCGGTCCGCACCGACCCGCAGGCGCCGCCGCACAAGGGCATCACCATCCTGATGATGGACACGCGGCTGCCCGGCTTCTCGGTCTCGCCGATCTGGACGGTCGGCGGCTTCCGCACCAACGTCACCTATTATGAGGATGTCCGCGTCCCCGCCGACATGGTGATCGGCGAGGTCAACGCCGGCTGGCGGCTGATCGCCGAGCAGCTCAACCATGAGCGGATCGGCCTCGCCGCGCTCAGCTACAGCGGCAATGGCTGCTTCGACCAGGTCGTCCAGTGGGTGCGCGAGACGCCGGCGGGCGCGGGGCGGCTGATCGACGTGCCGTGGGTGCGATCGACGCTGGGCGAGGCCTATGCCCTGCTCCGCGCGATCGGGGTGATGGGCAACCGGGTCGCGGCGCAGGTGGCGCAGGGGTCGACCCGCGCCGACCTCGCCTCGGGCCTCAAGGTGTTCGGGACCGAGGGGATGATCCGGGTGATGCGGCTGCTGCTCGATGTGCTGGGGCCCGCCGGGCTGATCCGCGAGGGATCGCCGGGCGCGGTGCTGCGCGGACGGATCGAGCGCGAATATCGCAAGTGCCAGATCAACACCTTCGGCGGCGGCACCGCCGAGGTGCTGCGCGACATGGTGGCGCAGGTCGGGCTCGGCATGCCGAGGGGAGGACGCTGATGGGCGATCTGCTCGAACAGGCGCGCGCCTGGGTCGGACGGCCGGCCAGCCCGCCGGCGACGGCGCGCGACCCGGTCAACCTGCCGATGATCCGCCGCTGGTGCGAGGCGATGGGGGAGACCAACCCCGTCTATCTCGACGAGGTGGCCGCGCGCGCCGCCGGCCATCCCGGCATCGTCGCGCCGCCGGCGATGCTCGACGTCTGGGCGATGGCGCCCTACCGCCCCGGCGGCCGCACCGCCGAGGAGGGGATGGCGGTGCTGAGCCTGTTCGACGATGCGGGCTATACCGGCGTCGTCGCGACCAACGTCCGCCAGGACTATGGCCGCTACCTGACCTTGGGCGAGGTCGTCACCTCGACGCCGATCGTCGCCGACGTGTCGGACGAGAAGCGGACCGCGCTCGGCATCGGCCATTTCGTCACGCTCGCCTACGACTTCACCGTCGCCGGCGAGCCGGTCGGGCGGATGACCTTCCGGGTGCTGAAGTTCAAGCCGAACCTGGCCCAGCCCCAGTCCCGGCCGGCCGAACCGGCGGCGGAGACGAAGGTC is part of the Rhizorhabdus wittichii RW1 genome and harbors:
- a CDS encoding short-chain dehydrogenase/reductase SDR (PFAM: short-chain dehydrogenase/reductase SDR; KR), with product MSEAPTNAVITGAASGIGLGLAREAARRGMRLVLADRDADALAAAADTLPDALAVPTDVTDPAAVERLAAAAYDRFGQVDLLFNNAGIMATGFSWEIDPARWDASLKVNVGGVLNGIRAFVPRMLRAARPARIINTASVGGFNPSPLMAPYSATKFAVVALTEALKGELDMLGAPVAVSLLAPGPVRSAIFDDPFGGTVHPATERFVAGLRGMIDQYGMDPEPFAAAVFDAIARGDYWIVPQPEALDPMLERRQAMIAARAQPSFDFLF
- a CDS encoding TonB-dependent receptor (PFAM: TonB-dependent receptor; TonB-dependent receptor, plug); translated protein: MSHQKARFSTRAAVIALAIGGCAAQAQTAPADEAPQASAGGGIEDIVVTARRQSESLQKTPISITALDSRALERNNIQAVDKIGQIAPNLVISQQSSALSAASINIRGIGQTDPSLGLDTAVGIYLDGVYVARSAGSIFDLVDIERIEVLRGPQGTLFGRNTTGGAIQIVSKKPADSFGVTAKGGYGSRDNMFGRLRVDTGEFGDSGISASGSYYHRQRDGYFNNLLTPSSKDPGSLNVDAFSVALDGDFGPFKASYGFDYDDRVGAPGFFQTVALSPAAQAYYSRSPQYGGPALQFVGADTRLKSGLQQPGGPGNTYTSHSRSQGHNLTLSYEVSPALTLKSITGYRKLLLENVLGLSGQGDLKGLVLDFTSPTLTSVQSVTPYNGYNSPQKQKQWSQELQLLGKAGDFSYVLGGYYFREKVSERNNQNLTLVLAPAALPFLGFPGAVADALTAQGIDLIGFNTSPVAAYSQTSKSYAAFGQVSWKPQALDEKLEVTGGIRYTEDRKNIFLQNSNGGVSTIVGPARGSTKNTNTSFLGSVSYQIDPDALVYAKVSTGYKSGGFNPRADTLNSFAPEKLVSYEAGAKLDLLDRHLRINAAAFLSKYDDLQVPQFAAGSGGASTLLVNAGKAEFKGFELEVTAIPARGLTLSGSLGYTDPKYKRFLFLNPNTNTISDIAATARFPNVAKFNSNLAVDYTFEPMDVGTLSARVSYAYRSHVYFYPNDAVNPYQHQVDSPATNTVDARIALSDIALGARAKGEIALVGENLLNEDQVLYGIDFGSLGFGGKFYAEPRRVSVEFKISF
- a CDS encoding transcriptional regulator, AraC family (PFAM: helix-turn-helix- domain containing protein, AraC type), coding for MPRARTDGELCTDRTRVHVYTYRYERPSLDTRAPGKDLMVLCGNPGRGAAGVYQSADMRSAVLPLGRMMVIPASAAISATGPGGDRQLSVCSTAAGLLPPDFDPTDSRQIALCGDVRDVRVRATMERLAAEAIAPGFAADLLVDALAASLSIDLARYFRRSRAVATIASRGRLAAWQLRRVEDLVAGAVGQRLTVAELAAAAEVSPSHFARSFRASTGRTVHRFVEEARLARAQAMLRETDLPLKRVAAALGFSGPSSFTLAFRRATGTTPARYRAEVLPC
- a CDS encoding AMP-dependent synthetase and ligase (PFAM: AMP-dependent synthetase and ligase) gives rise to the protein MKPFVLPSREESMQRLMRGYARVAGFTRDLAYSVADRIEERAADAADTPFILFEDQSISFAAMNRRANRVAHAARAAGLGKGDVVALLMLNRPEFVTIWLGLAKIGVVTALLNTGATGEVLGHALRQVDARALIVGSELAATVERMAPDALPPLLFEQSETGADRSAHGWRDLDAAMAGARDDDPPRDARAGVVLADPLYLIFTSGTTGLPKAARMSHMRFLNAGEMMAGLMAFGADDVLYCVLPLYHGAGGMVVPSVALATGRPFVLRRKFSRSGFWPDVRRHRITAVYYIGEIVRYLLAAPPAPGDRDHSLRVMTGAGLKPDLWEAFADRFGVDAIIEGLGSTEANYGITNVDGRPGSVGRLPYPRATNIRILKWDVAAGEHVRDAADNPVEAGPHEVGELVAEILDGNGVAGFFEGYTSAEATEAKLLRDLFRPGDRWFRSGDLVRFDEEDYFFFVDRVGDTFRWKSENVSTAEVETVLSGFPGPSVVNVYGVRVPGTEGRAGMVALTYGDGAAFDPQGFHAFAVEHLAAYAVPLFVRLSATAEMTTTFKLRKVDLQREGYDPAAAKGDRLYVADPAAGRYVPLTGEALARLGIPPFEGASGDAR
- a CDS encoding acyl-CoA dehydrogenase domain protein (PFAM: acyl-CoA dehydrogenase domain protein), which codes for MHVDFTPGQKALRSEFRAYLDGIMTPEVRAATVDAESGPVYRDVIRRMGRDGWLTPGWPVDYGGRGLDPLTQKILLEELVLAEAPFPFVTVNTVGPALMRLGTEKQKREILPCIATGELIFAIGYSEPGAGTDLASLATRAVRDGDDYVVNGQKIFTSGAEGADYVFLAVRTDPQAPPHKGITILMMDTRLPGFSVSPIWTVGGFRTNVTYYEDVRVPADMVIGEVNAGWRLIAEQLNHERIGLAALSYSGNGCFDQVVQWVRETPAGAGRLIDVPWVRSTLGEAYALLRAIGVMGNRVAAQVAQGSTRADLASGLKVFGTEGMIRVMRLLLDVLGPAGLIREGSPGAVLRGRIEREYRKCQINTFGGGTAEVLRDMVAQVGLGMPRGGR
- a CDS encoding protein of unknown function DUF35 (PFAM: protein of unknown function DUF35), producing MGDLLEQARAWVGRPASPPATARDPVNLPMIRRWCEAMGETNPVYLDEVAARAAGHPGIVAPPAMLDVWAMAPYRPGGRTAEEGMAVLSLFDDAGYTGVVATNVRQDYGRYLTLGEVVTSTPIVADVSDEKRTALGIGHFVTLAYDFTVAGEPVGRMTFRVLKFKPNLAQPQSRPAEPAAETKVWPHPRPAITHDNAFFWEGVNRRKLLFQSCEGRLRHPPGPMDPLTGSLDFEIVEASGRGTIHSFVVMHQPRLPGFDYPLPVVLVELEEGVRIVANMIDAAAEAIEIGRAVVADFVEVEPGYLLPAFRFA